A stretch of the Medicago truncatula cultivar Jemalong A17 chromosome 5, MtrunA17r5.0-ANR, whole genome shotgun sequence genome encodes the following:
- the LOC112416073 gene encoding LOW QUALITY PROTEIN: ATP-dependent zinc metalloprotease FtsH-like (The sequence of the model RefSeq protein was modified relative to this genomic sequence to represent the inferred CDS: inserted 1 base in 1 codon), producing MASNSAYSSSSRDIANGFQLEVVSATNEKKVTSFIHDDIAFSILSKLPIKSLKRFECVRKSWSHLTEDEDSPFMTMYRNNLFLSQPYDGDTSLLVNMCPKVERFHSLSGERFANRLSLINPIQSDQVLQIIGFGSVNGILCLQYGETRISLWNPTTNEFKVIPPAGTRLPHIVHTFKPVDPFYIQTTIHGFGYDSVADDYKLICLQSFESYYFYNDKQRMKQSLLLQHKSLQPFWMIYSLTSNSWKKLYVNMPRSSPTFQLEYYHGNHRLYMDGVCHWLSLPTSGACMVSFDLNNETFFVTPIPSYILRVRRRAWQQLMVVNHSIALVSLPYHNTQTFHISILGEVGVKESWIKLFTVENPCTLVEYPIGLGMNGEIVFANEDNKLLLFDLNTKKIAELGLNREDKMVPFFSSNGREFEEAIVGVGAQRVRDLFAAAKKRAHCIIFIDEIDAIGGKPNPNYQMYSKLTLYQMLVELDGLEQNEGIIVIGATNSHESIDEALLRHGRFDRRVDVPIPDRKGWLEIFEYHMSKVLTKDNVDLMTIARFTPGFSGADLANFYNIAALRATKYGAKAVSTHDLEFAREKNEGNSVVTSEELRKKIAYNESGHALVTIYTDGAYPVREATIDPHGLSLGRVSHLPPDNDRTSPSRKQTLAKLDFYMGVRVAEELIFRQSGVTAGASSDLLKATTLARKMVTKYGMSAEVGPVNLEKGRSMSSETRLLIEKEGKNLLEIERAYNNAKTILTTHQKELHVFAKALLKHQTLTGXKIRDLLVNVKSQQKRQSRVVKAKGSSWSNPAADEDEAEASDATNNAA from the exons ATGGCTTCCAATTCTGCTTACAGTAGCAGTAGCAGGGACATTGCAAATGGATTTCAGCTGGAAGTTGTTTCTGCCACAAACGAAAAGAAGGTAACTAGCTTTATTCACGATGATATTGCCTTCTCTATTCTATCAAAACTCCCCATTAAATCTTTGAAACGATTTGAATGCGTACGCAAATCATGGTCTCACCTTACTGAAGACGAAGACTCTCCTTTCATGACTATGTATCGCAACAATCTTTTTTTATCTCAACCTTATGACGGTGATACATCTCTCCTGGTTAATATGTGCCCTAAAGTAGAAAGGTTCCATTCTCTGTCTGGTGAAAGGTTTGCGAATAGGCTCAGTTTAATTAATCCAATTCAATCCGATCAAGTACTTCAAATCATTGGCTTTGGGAGTGTTAATGGCATACTTTGTCTCCAATATGGAGAAACAAGAATCTCACTGTGGAATCCAACTACCAACGAATTCAAGGTTATTCCTCCTGCTGGGACACGTCTTCCACATATTGTTCATACATTTAAACCTGTCGATCCCTTTTACATTCAGACTACTATTCATGGATTTGGTTATGACTCTGTTGCTGATGACTATAAGCTCATTTGTCTTCAATCATTTGAATCATATTACTTTTATAATGATAAGCAACGCATGAAACAGTCATTGTTGTTGCAACATAAATCTCTTCAACCCTTTTGGATGATTTATAGCTTAACAAGTAATTCGTGGAAGAAACTCTATGTCAATATGCCTCGTTCTTCACCAACTTTTCAGTTGGAATATTACCATGGAAATCACCGACTCTATATGGATGGAGTGTGTCATTGGTTGTCTCTCCCGACTTCAGGAGCATGTATGGTATCATTTGACTTGAACAATGAGACGTTCTTTGTCACACCCATACCCTCCTACATTCTTAGGGTTAGACGTCGTGCATGGCAACAATTGATGGTGGTGAATCACTCTATTGCCTTGGTCTCTTTACCTTATCACAACACACAAACTTTCCATATATCAATTTTGGGTGAAGTTGGTGTGAAGGAATCATGGATCAAACTCTTCACTGTTGAGAATCCTTGCACTCTTGTTGAGTATCCTATTGGACTCGGTATGAATGGTGAAATAGTCTTCGCAAATGAAGACAACAAACtacttttatttgatttaaatacCAAGAAGATTGCAGAGCTTGGTCTTAATAGAGAAGACAAAATGG TTCCTTTCTTCTCAAGTAATGGACGTGAATTTGAAGAGGCGATTGTTGGTGTTGGTGCACAAAGGGTGAGAGATCTTTTTGCTGCTGCAAAAAAACGTGCACATTGTATAATCTTTATTGATGAGATTGATGCTATTGGTGGAAAACCAAATCCAAATTACCAAATGTACTCGAAGTTGACTTTATATCAAATGCTTGTTGAGTTAGATGGACTCGAACAAAATGAAGGCATAATTGTGATTGGTGCTACTAACTCTCACGAGTCAATAGATGAGGCTTTGTTGAGACACGGGCGATTTGATCGCCGTGTTGATGTTCCCATACCAGATAGAAAAGGATGGCTGGAGATTTTTGAATATCACATGTCAAAG GTTCTGACAAAAGATAATGTTGATCTGATGACCATTGCTCGGTTTACACCTGGGTTCTCTGGAGCTGACCTTGCAAACTTTTATAATATTGCTGCCCTGAGGGCTACAAAGTATGGTGCCAAAGCCGTGAGcacgcatgatttagagttcGCACGGGAGAAGAATGAGGGTAACTCAGTTGTTACATCAGAGGAGTTAAGAAAGAAGATTGCTTACAATGAATCTGGTCATGCCTTAGTTACAATTTATACTGATGGTGCGTATCCTGTTCGCGAGGCAACTATTGATCCACATGGGCTGAGTCTTGGCAGGGTTTCTCATTTGCCTCCTGACAACGATCGGACTAGTCCTTCCCGTAAACAGACGCTTGCCAAACTGGATTTTTACATGGGAGTCCGGGTTGCTGAAGAGCTAATTTTCAGACAAAGTGGAGTTACTGCTGGTGCATCCTCGGATCTTTTGAAGGCAACCACTCTGGCCAGGAAAATGGTTACCAAATATGGTATGAGTGCTGAAGTTGGACCCGTGAACTTGGAAAAGGGGAGAAGTATGAGCTCAGAAACTAGGCTGCTTATTGAGAAAGAAGGGAAGAATTTGCTTGAGATTGAGAGAGCTTACAACAATGCAAAAACTATTCTAACCACCCATCAAAAGGAGCTTCATGTGTTTGCAAAGGCTCTTCTGAAGCATCAGACACTTACTG CTAAGATTAGAGATTTACTTGTAAATGTCAAATCCCAGCAGAAGCGGCAGTCACGTGTAGTCAAAGCTAAGGGAAGTTCATGGTCCAATCCAGCAGCTGATGAGGATGAGGCTGAGGCTTCAGATGCAACCAACAATGCAGCTTAA
- the LOC11426647 gene encoding peroxidase RIP1 precursor: MASSSPCQIFLVFVMVTLVTSLIPSNALLTPHFYDNVCPQALPTIKSVVLHAILREKRIGASLLRLHFHDCFVNGCDGSVLLDDTPNFTGEKTALPNINSIRGFSVVDEIKAAVDKVCKGPVVSCADILATAARDSVAILGGPQFFYNVLLGRRDARTASKAAANANLPSPTFNFSQLISNFKSQGLNVKDLVALSGGHTIGFARCTTFRNRIYNETNIDPIFAASLRKTCPRNGGDNNLTPLDFTPTRVENTYYRDLLYKRGVLHSDQQLFKGQGSESDKLVQLYSKNTFAFASDFKTSLIKMGNIKPLTGRQGEIRLNCRRVR, encoded by the exons ATGGCTTCTAGTTCTCCTTGTCAAATATTCCTTGTGTTTGTTATGGTCACTTTGGTCACATCATTAATCCCTAGCAACGCATTGCTCACTCCTCATTTTTATGATAATGTTTGCCCTCAAGCATTACCAACCATAAAGTCAGTTGTTCTCCATGCAATTCTTAGGGAAAAACGCATTGGAGCATCTCTTCTACGCTTGCATTTTCATGACTGCTTCGTTAAT GGTTGTGATGGATCAGTCCTGCTAGATGATACCCCAAATTTCACTGGGGAGAAGACAGCTCTTCCAAATATTAATTCAATCAGAGGATTTTCTGTGGTTGATGAAATCAAAGCAGCTGTTGATAAAGTATGCAAAGGCCCTGTTGTATCTTGTGCTGATATTTTAGCCACAGCAGCTCGTGATTCTGTAGCCATA TTGGGAGGTCCACAATTTTTCTACAATGTGTTATTGGGAAGAAGAGATGCAAGAACAGCAAGCAAAGCAGCTGCAAATGCAAATCTTCCATCTCCAACATTCAACTTCTCGCAGCTTATTTCCAATTTCAAATCACAAGGTTTAAATGTAAAAGACCTAGTAGCTCTTTCTGGTGGCCACACTATAGGGTTTGCTAGGTGCACTACATTTAGAAACAGAATTTACAATGAAACAAACATTGATCCTATTTTTGCAGCATCTTTAAGGAAGACATGTCCTAGAAATGGTGGAGACAACAATTTAACACCACTTGATTTCACTCCTACAAGAGTTGAAAATACATATTATAGAGATTTGCTATACAAAAGAGGTGTCCTTCATTCTGATCAACAATTGTTTAAGGGACAAGGTAGTGAAAGTGACAAATTGGTGCAGCTATATAGTAAGAACACTTTTGCTTTTGCTAGTGATTTTAAGACTTCTTTGATCAAGATGGGGAACATCAAGCCTCTTACCGGGAGACAAGGCGAGATTCGACTCAATTGCAGAAGGGTCAGATAG
- the LOC11426648 gene encoding biogenesis of lysosome-related organelles complex 1 subunit 1, protein MEERNVNTHTDSKGLEGSLQNLIHIHHHKSLILTNQTEKAKKDAIRKAERVSDLLVEAVNGGVQDSFIYQKRIELEIRALAVTIARFVKQSDQWLNATHSLNTALKEIGDFENWMKIMEYDFKSINAAIQNIHQE, encoded by the exons ATGGAAGAACGCAATGTTAACACACACACAGATTCAAAGGGATTGGAAGGTTCTTTACAAAATCTAATTCACATTCATCATCACAAATCTCTCATTCTCACCAATCAAACCG AAAAAGCAAAGAAAGATGCAATAAGAAAAGCAGAACGCGTCTCGGATCTGTTAGTGGAAGCAGTGAATGGTGGTGTTCAAGATTCGTTTATTTATCAGAAGAGAATTGAgcttgaaattcgtgctcttgctgttaCTATTGCGAGATTCGTGAAACAATCGGATCAGTGGCTTAATGCTACTCATTCTCTTAACACTGCTCTCAAG GAAATTGGAGACTTTGAGAATTGGATGAAGATCATGGAATACGATTTTAAAAGTATCAATGCAGCTATACAAAACATTCACCAAGAGTGA